A portion of the Parasteatoda tepidariorum isolate YZ-2023 chromosome 5, CAS_Ptep_4.0, whole genome shotgun sequence genome contains these proteins:
- the LOC107456594 gene encoding vacuolar protein sorting-associated protein 26C isoform X1 produces the protein MSVTLDIRLKRVNKIYHDEEAIIGYVIIESRNELKHEGLTLSMEGNVTMQLSAKNVGILEAFYSSAKPVLLTNCVLEIAKPGKFPAGRTELPFEIPLKPRTNRTLYETYHGVFISIQYYLKCEMKRSLLNKDLQKVLEFIVEYKEQKADSKAVPVNFNITPESLQNVKYQRKNMPNFVIKGRIDSTVCNIMQPFTGELCIEKCDATIRSVELQLVRVETCGCSEGYSRDATEIQNIQIGEGDVCRNILIPIHMIFPRLFTCPTLVTNNFKIEFEVNVVVVFEDEHIITENFPIVIVRA, from the exons ATGTCTGTTACTTTAGATATTCGTCTTAAAcgtgttaataaaatttatcatgatgaG gAGGCAATTATTGGTTATGTGATTATTGAGAGTAGAAATGAACTCAAGCATGAAGGTTTAACTTTGTCTATGGAAGGTAATGTTACCATGCAGCTAAGTGCGAAAAACGTTGGCATTTTGGAAGCATTTTATTCATCAGCTAAG ccTGTCCTATTGACCAACTGTGTTCTAGAAATCGCTAAACCTGGCAAATTTCCAGCCGGGAGAACTGAACTTCCCTTTGAAATACCCTTGAAACCTAGGACAAATAGAACTTTATATGAAACTTATCATGGTGTATTTATCAGCATTCAg TATTACTTAAAGTGTGAGATGAAGCGATCTCTATTGAACAAGGATTTGCAAAAAGTTTTGGAGTTCATAGTTGAATATAAG GAACAGAAAGCAGATTCTAAAGCAGTTCCTGTTAATTTCAACATTACACCTGAATCTTtgcaaaatgttaaatat CAGAGGAAAAATATGCCTAATTTTGTCATAAAAGGAAGAATCGACTCTACAGTGTGTAATATAATGCAGCCATTTACTGGAGAG ttatgtaTTGAGAAGTGTGATGCTACAATACGTTCTGTTGAATTACAGTTAGTAAGAGTTGAAACATGTGGTTGCTCAGAAGGATATTCTCGAGACG CTACAGAAATTCAGAATATTCAAATTGGTGAAGGAGATGTTTGCAGAAACATTTTGATTCCTATACATATGATATTTCCCAGGCTATTTACTTGTCCAACACTtgtcacaaataattttaaaatag aatttgaagtTAATGTAGTAGTTGTTTTTGAGGATGAGCATATAATCACTGAAAACTTTCCTATAGTCATTGTAAGGGCATGA
- the LOC107456594 gene encoding vacuolar protein sorting-associated protein 26C isoform X2, with translation MSVTLDIRLKRVNKIYHDEEAIIGYVIIESRNELKHEGLTLSMEGNVTMQLSAKNVGILEAFYSSAKPVLLTNCVLEIAKPGKFPAGRTELPFEIPLKPRTNRTLYETYHGVFISIQYYLKCEMKRSLLNKDLQKVLEFIVEYKEQKADSKAVPVNFNITPESLQNVKYRKNMPNFVIKGRIDSTVCNIMQPFTGELCIEKCDATIRSVELQLVRVETCGCSEGYSRDATEIQNIQIGEGDVCRNILIPIHMIFPRLFTCPTLVTNNFKIEFEVNVVVVFEDEHIITENFPIVIVRA, from the exons ATGTCTGTTACTTTAGATATTCGTCTTAAAcgtgttaataaaatttatcatgatgaG gAGGCAATTATTGGTTATGTGATTATTGAGAGTAGAAATGAACTCAAGCATGAAGGTTTAACTTTGTCTATGGAAGGTAATGTTACCATGCAGCTAAGTGCGAAAAACGTTGGCATTTTGGAAGCATTTTATTCATCAGCTAAG ccTGTCCTATTGACCAACTGTGTTCTAGAAATCGCTAAACCTGGCAAATTTCCAGCCGGGAGAACTGAACTTCCCTTTGAAATACCCTTGAAACCTAGGACAAATAGAACTTTATATGAAACTTATCATGGTGTATTTATCAGCATTCAg TATTACTTAAAGTGTGAGATGAAGCGATCTCTATTGAACAAGGATTTGCAAAAAGTTTTGGAGTTCATAGTTGAATATAAG GAACAGAAAGCAGATTCTAAAGCAGTTCCTGTTAATTTCAACATTACACCTGAATCTTtgcaaaatgttaaatat AGGAAAAATATGCCTAATTTTGTCATAAAAGGAAGAATCGACTCTACAGTGTGTAATATAATGCAGCCATTTACTGGAGAG ttatgtaTTGAGAAGTGTGATGCTACAATACGTTCTGTTGAATTACAGTTAGTAAGAGTTGAAACATGTGGTTGCTCAGAAGGATATTCTCGAGACG CTACAGAAATTCAGAATATTCAAATTGGTGAAGGAGATGTTTGCAGAAACATTTTGATTCCTATACATATGATATTTCCCAGGCTATTTACTTGTCCAACACTtgtcacaaataattttaaaatag aatttgaagtTAATGTAGTAGTTGTTTTTGAGGATGAGCATATAATCACTGAAAACTTTCCTATAGTCATTGTAAGGGCATGA